In a single window of the Micromonospora sp. WMMD1155 genome:
- a CDS encoding YbhB/YbcL family Raf kinase inhibitor-like protein produces MGSSETSNAGPVTPGRLIGRLLRGVRAGERRSVARHPALQSSETVVLDSPAFAPGSPIPTRHAGEGVGDNLSPALAWSHVPAGTRQLLLIFEDLDVPLRKPLLHTVALLDAALPGLSEGQLNKPGEGVRFLPAAFGRTGYAGPRPIPGHGTHTYRFLLYALDRPIADDLPTASVEALLAQASGHVLAAGQLAGTYRRD; encoded by the coding sequence ATGGGCAGTTCAGAAACATCGAACGCCGGGCCGGTGACGCCAGGCCGCCTGATCGGGCGCCTCCTGCGCGGGGTCCGCGCCGGTGAGCGCCGCAGCGTCGCCCGGCATCCCGCGCTTCAGAGCAGCGAGACCGTCGTGCTGGATAGTCCCGCCTTCGCGCCAGGTTCGCCCATCCCAACTCGGCACGCTGGCGAGGGCGTCGGTGACAACCTCTCGCCCGCGTTGGCCTGGTCGCATGTGCCCGCCGGCACGCGGCAGCTCCTGCTGATCTTCGAGGACCTGGACGTGCCGCTGCGTAAACCGCTTCTGCACACCGTCGCCCTGCTGGACGCGGCGCTGCCCGGGCTATCCGAGGGACAGCTCAACAAGCCCGGCGAGGGCGTCCGGTTCCTTCCGGCCGCGTTCGGGCGGACGGGCTACGCCGGTCCGCGTCCGATCCCTGGCCACGGCACGCACACCTACCGCTTCCTGCTGTACGCGCTGGACCGGCCGATTGCCGACGACCTGCCGACGGCGTCGGTCGAGGCCCTGCTGGCCCAGGCGAGCGGGCACGTCCTGGCCGCCGGACAACTGGCCGGCACCTACCGGCGCGACTGA
- a CDS encoding NAD(P)/FAD-dependent oxidoreductase, whose translation MLIVGAGLSGIGAACRLAIHRPGTSFAVLEARAAVGGTWDLFRYPGVRSDSDMFTLGYSFAPWQSTAAIADGASIRSYIETTAQRFGIHDRIRFGHRVVSAEWSSTDRRWTVHAELVATGAAVTFTCSFLFVNSGYYRYDQGFTPALPGVEQFEGQVVHPQHWPQDLDWSGRRVVVIGSGATAVTLVPALAAKAASVTMLQRSPTYVLAVPAQDAVARVLRKALPRRVRDPLLRWKNALMAQMLFQASRRVPGVVKSFIRRRQQRALPPGFDIDTHFTPAYEPWDQRLCFVPDADLFQALASGRAAIVTDTVRTFVPDGLLLTSGHLLETDLVVTATGLNLLPIGGIALTVDGTPVVLPQHVTYKGMMLSGVPNFVLTIGYTNASWTLKADLVAHYVCRLLDYMDEHGYRSVTPEPPADAGRTAPLIDLAAGYVLRSLAQLPVQGEHSPWRLHQNYPRDYRWLRHGPVTDEVRFER comes from the coding sequence GTGCTGATTGTTGGAGCCGGCCTGTCCGGGATCGGTGCGGCGTGCCGTCTGGCCATCCACCGGCCCGGGACGTCGTTCGCCGTCCTCGAGGCGCGGGCAGCCGTAGGCGGCACCTGGGATCTCTTCCGCTACCCCGGAGTGCGCTCCGACTCCGACATGTTCACGCTGGGCTACTCCTTCGCGCCGTGGCAGTCGACGGCGGCAATCGCCGACGGTGCGTCGATCCGCAGTTATATCGAGACCACCGCGCAACGGTTCGGCATTCACGACCGGATTCGTTTCGGACATCGGGTGGTCAGCGCCGAGTGGTCCTCGACCGACCGGCGATGGACCGTACACGCAGAACTGGTCGCGACCGGGGCGGCGGTGACCTTCACCTGCTCGTTCCTGTTCGTCAACTCCGGCTACTACCGTTATGACCAGGGCTTCACGCCGGCCCTGCCAGGTGTGGAGCAGTTCGAGGGACAGGTGGTGCACCCGCAACACTGGCCGCAGGATCTCGACTGGTCCGGTCGACGCGTCGTGGTGATCGGCAGCGGCGCTACCGCGGTCACTCTGGTGCCCGCCCTGGCGGCCAAGGCCGCGAGCGTGACCATGCTGCAGCGCAGCCCGACCTACGTGCTCGCCGTGCCCGCGCAGGACGCCGTCGCCCGGGTGCTGCGCAAGGCCCTGCCGAGGCGTGTGCGTGACCCGCTGCTGCGCTGGAAGAACGCGTTGATGGCGCAGATGCTGTTCCAGGCCAGCCGCAGGGTGCCCGGCGTTGTCAAGTCATTCATCCGCCGCCGGCAGCAGCGAGCGCTGCCGCCCGGCTTCGACATCGACACGCACTTCACCCCGGCATACGAGCCGTGGGACCAGCGGTTGTGCTTCGTGCCGGACGCGGACCTGTTCCAGGCTCTGGCCTCGGGCAGGGCCGCCATCGTCACTGACACCGTCCGCACCTTCGTACCCGACGGTCTGCTGCTGACCTCGGGCCACCTGCTCGAGACGGACCTCGTCGTCACCGCCACCGGGCTCAACCTGCTGCCCATCGGCGGCATCGCGCTGACGGTCGACGGCACCCCGGTCGTGTTGCCTCAGCACGTGACCTACAAGGGGATGATGCTCAGCGGTGTCCCCAACTTCGTGCTGACCATCGGCTACACGAACGCGTCCTGGACGCTCAAGGCCGACCTCGTGGCGCACTACGTCTGCCGCCTACTCGACTACATGGACGAGCACGGTTACCGCAGCGTGACTCCCGAACCGCCCGCCGACGCGGGGCGTACCGCTCCGCTGATCGATCTCGCCGCCGGGTACGTCCTGCGCAGCCTCGCACAGCTACCCGTGCAGGGCGAACACTCTCCCTGGAGGCTGCATCAGAACTATCCGCGCGACTACCGATGGCTGCGACACGGCCCGGTGACCGACGAAGTGAGGTTCGAAAGATGA
- a CDS encoding amidohydrolase family protein, translating to MDIHAHLITDGYRRAWAEGGHGDPDGILALPDWSVAQALSFMDEDGVDAALLSVSSPGIFFGDRRAAVSLARIVNDESAAVVAAHPARFGFAASLPLPDVNAAIAEARRCLTELRADAVSLLTNYGGLYLGDPQLRPLLEMLDEHRAVVLVHPTSPPCWEQVSFNRPRPLLEFLLDTTRAVVNLILAGDVAGYRRIRWVIPHAGAALPVLADRIHLLGGYFARGDEPDVDVLDDLGSMFFDVAGAALPRALPALRDLVGTDRLLYGSDYPFTPGPAASMMLGALRATAPDLLGAEADHLFAHNAAALFPRLGGA from the coding sequence GTGGACATCCACGCGCACCTGATCACCGATGGTTACCGGCGGGCATGGGCGGAAGGCGGCCACGGCGACCCGGACGGGATCCTCGCGCTACCGGATTGGAGCGTGGCGCAGGCGCTGTCCTTCATGGACGAAGACGGTGTCGACGCCGCACTGTTGTCGGTCTCCTCGCCGGGCATCTTCTTCGGCGACCGCAGGGCGGCCGTGTCGTTGGCGCGGATCGTCAATGACGAGTCCGCGGCGGTCGTCGCGGCGCATCCCGCCCGGTTCGGATTCGCCGCCAGCCTGCCCTTGCCGGACGTCAACGCGGCGATCGCCGAGGCCCGGCGGTGTCTGACGGAGCTGCGTGCGGATGCGGTGTCGTTGCTGACCAACTACGGTGGCCTGTATCTCGGCGACCCTCAACTGCGGCCGTTACTGGAGATGCTCGACGAGCACCGGGCGGTCGTACTGGTTCACCCGACCTCGCCGCCCTGCTGGGAGCAGGTGTCGTTCAACCGTCCGCGCCCACTGCTCGAGTTCCTGCTCGACACCACCCGCGCTGTGGTCAACCTGATCCTCGCCGGCGACGTCGCCGGCTACCGGCGAATCCGCTGGGTCATCCCGCACGCCGGGGCCGCGTTGCCCGTTCTGGCCGACCGGATCCACCTGCTCGGCGGGTACTTCGCCCGCGGTGACGAGCCCGACGTCGATGTGCTCGACGATCTGGGCAGCATGTTCTTCGACGTGGCCGGTGCGGCACTACCGCGAGCGCTGCCCGCCCTACGCGACCTGGTGGGGACAGACCGCTTGCTGTACGGCAGCGACTACCCGTTCACGCCCGGTCCGGCTGCCTCGATGATGCTCGGCGCGTTACGCGCGACGGCCCCGGATCTGCTCGGAGCGGAGGCGGATCACCTGTTCGCCCATAACGCCGCGGCACTGTTTCCTCGGCTCGGCGGCGCGTAG
- the istB gene encoding IS21-like element helper ATPase IstB — protein MAAKTSRNVASEIAFLTRALKAPSLAASVERLAERARAESWTHEEFLAACLQREVAAREAHGGEGRIRAARFPARKSLEEFDFEHQRSLKRETIAHLGTLDFVASKENVVFLGPPGTGKTHLSIGLGIRACQAGHRVAFATAAQWVSRLADAHHAGRLQDELVKLGRIPLLIVDEVGYIPFEAEAANLFFQLVSNRYERASLIVTSNKPFGRWGEVFGDDVVAAAMIDRLVHHAEVISMKGDSYRLKDRDLGRVPAATKTND, from the coding sequence GCCTCGGAGATCGCGTTCCTCACCCGCGCCCTCAAGGCGCCGTCCCTCGCTGCCTCCGTCGAACGCCTGGCGGAGCGGGCCCGGGCCGAGTCATGGACGCACGAGGAGTTCCTCGCCGCCTGCCTGCAACGCGAAGTCGCCGCCCGCGAAGCACACGGCGGCGAGGGACGTATCCGGGCAGCCAGGTTCCCCGCCCGCAAGAGCCTGGAGGAGTTCGACTTCGAGCACCAACGCTCTCTGAAGCGGGAGACGATCGCCCACCTGGGCACCCTCGACTTCGTGGCGTCGAAGGAGAACGTCGTCTTCCTGGGCCCGCCCGGCACCGGCAAGACCCACCTGTCCATCGGCCTGGGGATCCGGGCCTGCCAGGCCGGACACCGGGTCGCGTTCGCCACCGCCGCCCAATGGGTGTCCCGCCTCGCCGACGCCCACCACGCCGGCCGACTGCAAGACGAGCTCGTGAAGCTCGGCCGGATCCCGCTGCTGATCGTCGACGAGGTCGGCTACATCCCCTTCGAAGCCGAAGCGGCGAACCTGTTCTTCCAGCTCGTCTCCAACCGCTACGAACGAGCCTCGCTGATCGTCACCAGCAACAAGCCCTTCGGCCGCTGGGGCGAAGTGTTCGGCGACGACGTCGTCGCCGCAGCCATGATCGACCGCCTCGTCCACCACGCCGAGGTCATCTCGATGAAGGGCGACAGCTACCGGCTTAAAGACCGCGACCTCGGCCGCGTTCCCGCAGCCACCAAGACCAACGACTGA
- a CDS encoding tyrosine-type recombinase/integrase yields the protein MALLDLTKLTTDLSSTWAGYLRDWDRTLRAGNYPETTRYNYLLAAAQLARYLAEHSPDPDAADAAEDPTEVTRGHAEAFQAWMIETRSASTALNKHKGLQQFFKWLLTEEDIDRSPMDRIRQPKTPQKLIPIIRDEDTKKLLDACKGKTFPHLRDEAIIRLYYNTGARLSEVGNLLLDDVDLNTESVHYHGKGAKDRRVRFGPKTARAMSRYLRARGKHKGSELPDLWLADRGGRRLAANGIKIRLKRLGLAAGVANVHAHRWRHNFAHEWKRAGGNTGDLMLLLGWTSEDMPRHYGASAAAERAQEIQVQLGIGEGV from the coding sequence ATGGCTCTACTGGACCTCACCAAGCTCACGACCGACCTGTCCTCGACCTGGGCGGGATACCTGCGCGACTGGGACCGGACGCTGCGGGCCGGCAACTACCCGGAGACGACCCGGTACAACTACCTCCTCGCGGCAGCGCAGCTGGCCCGCTACCTGGCCGAGCACTCGCCAGACCCCGATGCCGCCGACGCCGCAGAGGACCCCACCGAGGTGACCCGTGGGCACGCGGAGGCGTTCCAGGCGTGGATGATCGAGACCCGGTCCGCGTCGACCGCGCTGAACAAGCACAAAGGTCTGCAGCAGTTCTTCAAGTGGTTGCTGACTGAGGAGGACATCGACCGCTCTCCGATGGATCGGATCCGACAGCCCAAGACACCACAGAAGCTGATCCCGATCATCCGGGACGAGGACACGAAGAAGCTCCTCGACGCCTGTAAGGGCAAGACTTTTCCGCACCTGCGCGACGAGGCGATCATCCGCCTGTACTACAACACGGGAGCGCGGCTGTCGGAGGTCGGCAACCTGCTGCTCGACGACGTCGACCTCAACACGGAGTCGGTGCACTACCACGGCAAGGGTGCCAAGGACCGCCGGGTGCGATTCGGGCCGAAGACCGCACGGGCCATGAGCCGCTACCTCCGGGCGCGAGGCAAGCACAAGGGTTCGGAGCTGCCGGATCTGTGGCTCGCCGATCGTGGCGGCCGGAGGTTGGCGGCCAACGGCATCAAGATTCGCCTGAAGCGGCTGGGCCTCGCCGCTGGCGTCGCGAACGTCCACGCCCACCGCTGGCGGCACAACTTCGCCCACGAGTGGAAGCGTGCCGGCGGGAACACCGGCGACCTGATGCTGCTGTTGGGCTGGACCTCTGAGGACATGCCCCGACACTACGGCGCCAGCGCGGCGGCTGAACGCGCCCAGGAGATCCAGGTGCAACTGGGCATCGGGGAAGGGGTGTAG
- a CDS encoding TetR/AcrR family transcriptional regulator — translation MATAHDPSTPRRGRRPAQSVGDAREQAIMAGLERLLQSQTFAELSIDDIARGSGISRSGFYFYFPSKTSVLLALLDALAAEASTVLDPPSDATGDPRSQWHTWLTGIWTIFSARVAVVRACVALADPEVRAAWSAIMTAWGEGVERVVTAERAAGRAPVGIPAQDLATALIYLSERTMIATFVGDDPHIAPDRVVDTLVHIWMQSIYAPPSRGNSAAALWANR, via the coding sequence GTGGCAACGGCGCATGACCCCAGCACGCCCCGCCGGGGTCGTCGGCCTGCGCAGTCGGTCGGGGACGCCAGGGAACAGGCGATCATGGCCGGTCTGGAGAGGCTGCTGCAGTCCCAGACGTTCGCGGAGCTGTCGATCGACGACATTGCCCGCGGATCCGGGATCTCCCGATCCGGCTTCTATTTCTACTTTCCGTCCAAGACCTCGGTGTTGCTCGCGCTGTTGGACGCGCTCGCTGCTGAGGCGTCGACGGTGCTAGATCCTCCCAGCGATGCAACGGGTGATCCGCGGTCGCAGTGGCATACGTGGCTCACCGGCATCTGGACGATCTTCTCCGCCCGCGTCGCCGTCGTTCGCGCCTGCGTCGCACTGGCCGATCCCGAGGTCCGGGCGGCGTGGTCCGCCATCATGACGGCATGGGGTGAAGGCGTCGAACGAGTCGTCACGGCGGAACGGGCAGCGGGCAGGGCCCCCGTCGGTATACCGGCGCAGGACCTCGCGACCGCCCTGATATACCTCAGCGAACGTACGATGATTGCCACCTTCGTCGGCGACGACCCACACATCGCCCCGGACCGCGTCGTCGACACCCTGGTCCACATCTGGATGCAGTCGATCTACGCGCCGCCGAGCCGAGGAAACAGTGCCGCGGCGTTATGGGCGAACAGGTGA
- a CDS encoding aminotransferase class V-fold PLP-dependent enzyme, whose protein sequence is MNPDLSAELDVLAEADERARRYVAGIGRRPVFPPDDALRNLRQFDEPLPQRGEGALATLRLLDEYGTPATVESNGGRYFGFVVGASLPAAAAADRLVLAWDNGALGHVTSPAAAAVERVAGRWLLDILDLPRDSAVGFTTSATAGTLIAVATARRAALKRLGWDLDRRGLGGAPQIRVVVSELAHVAVRKALRVLGFGADNLTVAPADEHGRIDPARLPELTSATILILQAGEVNTGDCDPFDQIVPRARTAGAWIHVDGAFGLWARASAHRDLTAGVDGADSWTVDGHKWLNTPYDTAMVIVRDAAALAESMNSDAAYSIASADSQKNLTFEFSRRARGVSVWAALRSLGRDGVADLVERTVAMSTQIAAGLREAGYTVHNRVVLNQIIASGATDAETVRVISAAQESGRTWFGGGVWRGRRVLRISVSSWRTRPQDVRDLIDLLGELRRQHRLQSADDHLLPDR, encoded by the coding sequence ATGAACCCGGATTTGAGTGCCGAGCTCGACGTCCTCGCCGAAGCTGATGAGCGAGCCCGCCGCTACGTCGCGGGCATCGGCCGCCGACCGGTCTTCCCGCCGGACGACGCCCTGCGCAACCTCCGCCAATTCGACGAACCCCTGCCGCAGCGGGGCGAAGGCGCACTGGCGACGCTGCGGTTGCTCGACGAGTACGGAACACCGGCCACCGTTGAGAGCAACGGCGGGCGCTACTTCGGCTTCGTGGTCGGGGCCAGTCTGCCGGCCGCGGCCGCGGCCGACCGACTTGTGTTGGCCTGGGACAACGGGGCGCTTGGCCACGTCACGTCGCCCGCCGCGGCTGCGGTCGAGCGGGTGGCCGGCCGCTGGCTGCTCGACATCCTCGACCTTCCGCGGGACAGCGCGGTCGGCTTCACCACCAGCGCGACCGCGGGCACGTTGATCGCGGTCGCCACGGCCCGGCGGGCGGCGCTGAAGCGGCTGGGCTGGGATCTCGACCGTCGCGGTCTAGGCGGGGCGCCGCAGATCCGTGTGGTCGTCTCCGAGCTCGCACACGTGGCTGTCCGCAAGGCGCTGCGAGTGCTGGGCTTCGGCGCGGACAACCTCACCGTCGCACCCGCCGACGAGCACGGCCGGATTGACCCCGCCCGGCTGCCCGAGCTGACCTCGGCCACGATCCTGATCCTGCAGGCCGGCGAAGTGAACACCGGCGACTGCGATCCATTCGATCAGATCGTCCCGCGGGCGCGCACCGCCGGAGCGTGGATCCACGTCGACGGCGCATTCGGCCTGTGGGCCCGCGCCTCAGCCCACCGCGACCTGACCGCGGGCGTGGACGGCGCGGACAGCTGGACAGTCGACGGCCACAAGTGGCTGAACACTCCATACGACACGGCGATGGTCATCGTCCGAGACGCCGCCGCCCTGGCCGAGTCAATGAACTCCGATGCCGCCTACTCCATCGCCTCGGCCGACTCGCAGAAGAACCTGACGTTCGAGTTCTCCCGCCGGGCCCGCGGCGTTTCGGTATGGGCTGCCCTGCGCTCGCTGGGCCGCGACGGGGTGGCCGACCTCGTCGAGCGGACAGTCGCCATGAGCACGCAGATCGCCGCAGGGCTTCGCGAGGCCGGTTACACGGTGCACAACCGGGTCGTCCTGAACCAGATCATCGCTTCGGGCGCAACTGACGCCGAGACGGTCCGCGTCATCAGCGCCGCGCAGGAATCCGGGCGTACGTGGTTCGGCGGGGGCGTGTGGCGTGGCCGGCGGGTTCTGCGGATCTCGGTGTCGTCGTGGCGCACCCGCCCGCAGGACGTTCGTGACCTCATCGATCTGCTCGGCGAGCTGCGCCGTCAGCATCGACTCCAGTCCGCCGACGATCACCTCCTGCCGGACCGGTGA